A region of the Arachis hypogaea cultivar Tifrunner chromosome 15, arahy.Tifrunner.gnm2.J5K5, whole genome shotgun sequence genome:
AGGAGGTatggcttttctttttctctttggtCAAGATGccattgctttttcttctttttttaaggTCACTAACTAGGCATGCTAGTAACTGACTGAGGCTGGCCCAATCATGGCTTGATTTGATGCTCGAATTCCGCTTGGTAAGTAGCTGATATGTcgatacaaaatacaaaataaaatttaaaaataaaaagtagctGATATATACTTCCTATCCACAATCATCTAGAATCTCCCATTAGGCCATTACCCATCCAAAaatacaagaaaagaaagaacattTACTATTAGGCCAAGTTCAGTAGTGAGAGATTTAATCAGTTTCACTGTCACGGGATCAAATCTCAATAACCTTACACTTAACCCAATGtagtaaactaaaaaaattttgtagATTGCTCCTTAATGCGCGACTCAAGAGTCCTGCTGCTGCTTTATTGTTAACTGTCTTATAACTTAAGCAAAGCATTTTAAcactgaaataaaaaatatatatatattttacttccAAAGTCCAAACAATTTTCCATAACAAAACTACCTTTCACCGCTCAATAAGTTGGGTAAAAGTTAAACAGAATTTCCTTTAGGAAAAGTGGGAAAGCAGTTTAAGAAAAGACAGAGTATAGCCCggttacaataataataaaaataatataaagcaaAAGGCATGGGGAAGATACATTATTTGAGCAAGCAAATAGTGGTTGTTCAAGTTGTCAGTCCCTATATATTGGAACTCCATACCCCTCAACTTAGTAGTAATTGAAGTTTGCAATATCAGACATGGCTGCAAGAGTAGTAAGACATGGAGTTATTCTTGTACTGCCTCTCTTGCTGGCGAGCTTTGTAACTCAGGCAGGTGGAACAACCCCACAAGACTTCATAAAATCTTCATGCAGAGCAACACGCTACCCTGCTGTCTGCGTGGAATGCCTCATGAGCTACGCAGGCGTGATTGGCCAAAGCAAGAGGCAACTAGCCCTGGCGGCCTTATCAGTGAGCATATCAAGGACACGTTCGTGTTCATCGTTCGTGAAGAAGATGGCGAAGGAGATGAAGATGAAGCCAAGGGAGTTAGGAGCGGTACAGGACTGCATAGAAAACATGGGGGACAGCATAGACAGGCTGAGCCAATCGGTGAGGGAGATGGGGCGCGTGGGTGAAGGAGTGGGAGAGGAATTTGAGTGGCACATGAGCAACGTGCAGACGTGGGTGAGTGCTGCACTCACCGACGACAACACATGTCTTGATGGCTTTGGTGGCCGTGCCATGAATGGGAACGTCAAGGCAGCCATTAGAGGCAGGGTCCTCCATGTTGCTCAGCTCACAAGTAACGCCCTCGCTTTGGTTAATCGCTTTGCTTCCACACACTCTCTTCAAACTTCTCCAATCTTAAACTAATAAATGCTTAGTTTCAGCTGTTGGGATGTTTAAGTTTTAAATTTGGTGATGACTAAGACTTAGGTGTGTGTTGGTTTGAGTGTCGTTTTCTGTAATATATGGATTTTGTATGATGTATCATGTATCTAATCTAAGTTGTGAGTTGATGtttctttttttgtcttcttttCCTTGATGAACCCTGCCATTGAGCAAAAATGAGGTTATAACGTCTCTCAATTCTAGAACTTGTGTTAATAGTCTATGTTTGCATCATTGGTTATTTTGCAATTTGCACAGTCCAAGTTCCTTCCTCTCAATAACAGAGTCTGGAGGAATAAGAGAGTAACAGACTAACAGGTGTGATAATTTTATAATCTGGTCTTAATATGAATGTGTCTTCTTTTGCTTTCCACCTTTGCTTTTTGGTCGTACTTTACTAAGATAATCATGGACTTTATTTTCTCGCATCCGCAGGCTACTAGATATGGTTGAAGTACACAAATTTGATGCACGCAAAATCTTTATGTAAAGGTAAATAATTGAAGTAGTGGACATCAGATAGTGGATACTGTACTAATCTTCCTGTCCCACTTGGATTTAATCTTTGTCATCAAGATCCTGATTTAGTGATCAACTATACTGAAGTTGGATAGTTAACTATAAAATAACAACCTGTCGCGAGTTGATTTAAAAAGAGACGGGATGATTGAAGGGGTTTGGTTATGCATGTTACCAAATGATTTGTCTTTAACCAGCTTATATGAGAAAATAGCCAACAGAATTTCAGATTCCGAAAGCGAAAGAAAAGGATGACTTTGAAATCAAAATGAAAGACGACAAAAATGAAGCATGAAATGTCGATAAGCATCATGAGTCTCCTACTCTCCTCAAGGTCATTTGTAGTCATGAGGGCTCAACTCCCCATAAAACTAGTAACAGatctattatttgatttatttcaaCGTAACAATAGCGTACTCACTTCTCAGCTTTTTTTAGAacaaaggacaaataggtcttcACTTTGTTTTCTGCAgacatttttgttttttgttattgaaaaatacttttaagttaaAAGTTGGACGGATCAGTCACTCCGTTTAAATGCCTAGCGTATATGTCGCCTGACAAACTTCCctctcacgcgtacgtgtgacacacGAGTATGCGTCGTCATGaattcagcaaatcctcatttttttcatgaattctccactttgcatgctttttttccatttcttttaagtcattcttgccttcaaaactttaaatcacccaaacaaacatatcaatgtatcgaatggcagaaaagtaaattaaatttagccctAACCTCGTTACAATCCTTGAAAAGacttcttgatatgtgtatccatgcattgaatatatgttgattggtagaagaagagcatgccttaaaaagcaagattagtagaaaattgagagaatcgaccctcaaacactagagagattagagtgcaaacacttctggtgagggttcgatactcaatcccttttttcttgctttcacaagttttcttcttgcaagtatatttatacttcattttgagatttgaattagtggaattcatAAATCATGATActatcttagccctacttgttcgtatatgttcttggagattgattcatttttaaccaagtaggtagacgCATTTTGCATATTAGTTGATGAACCATaagagtttagcatgaggacatgctaatgtttaagtgtgaaaaaattgatgaaccacaattttatggtttatattgtattgaatttggtggattttatcaactttttccacatttattcactaaaatagaatggttttgtgaatttctcctaagtgtgcttaatgattgaaaatatgcttcttagcctattaaattgctaaatttaatttacttttttcccatttgatgccttgatatgtttgtttgagtgatttaaagttttgaaggcaagaatgacttaaaagaaatggaaaaaaagcatgcaaaatggagaattaatgaagaaatgagaatttgctgaattcatggcgacgcgtacgtgtg
Encoded here:
- the LOC112749596 gene encoding pectinesterase inhibitor 9-like, coding for MAARVVRHGVILVLPLLLASFVTQAGGTTPQDFIKSSCRATRYPAVCVECLMSYAGVIGQSKRQLALAALSVSISRTRSCSSFVKKMAKEMKMKPRELGAVQDCIENMGDSIDRLSQSVREMGRVGEGVGEEFEWHMSNVQTWVSAALTDDNTCLDGFGGRAMNGNVKAAIRGRVLHVAQLTSNALALVNRFASTHSLQTSPILN